A genomic window from Hyla sarda isolate aHylSar1 chromosome 8, aHylSar1.hap1, whole genome shotgun sequence includes:
- the LOC130285112 gene encoding LOW QUALITY PROTEIN: E3 ubiquitin-protein ligase TRIM39-like (The sequence of the model RefSeq protein was modified relative to this genomic sequence to represent the inferred CDS: inserted 1 base in 1 codon) has translation MASAALRDEVDCSICLDTYTDPVMLRCGHNFCRVCIDQFLDTQEGSGVYSCPECREEFQDRPALMRNIALRNIIENFLLTEQRRTETGIFCTYCVHSTVPAVKSCLLCEASLCDDHLRTHNKSPEHVLSEPRTSLENKKFSVHKEVLEYYCTEDAACNCVSCLIGEHNGHKMGSLDQASKNKKEKLRNILQKMTIKRKETEERVQSLEERRRKAQEKAAVEVERVTALVTDMRRRLDDLEKRVLSEISRQEKEESLSLSALIHQLEIKKDELSRKMRHIEELCNMADPMTVIQEPDTGDLCDPEEDGGDEDTGGHDKTHDGDDLDVTVISDTFHTLCDIISGIRIYGEGPADIVLDINTAQNNLLISDDLKTATKTEEKQNRPERVKRFQCPQVMSRRRFSSGRHHWDVEISRSVFWSVGMSYPSIDRRGDQSLIGYNNMSWGLWRYYEYSVIHDSKQILLPDDISSNRFRICVDYEAGRLSFYELCDPIRHLHTFTTTFTEPLHAALYVFGGSIKIXRGGGNWKKPS, from the exons GTTCCTGGATACACAGGAGGGGTCTGGAGTTTATTCCTGTCCTGAATGCAGAGAAGAGTTTCAGGATCGGCCTGCACTGATGAGGAACATCGCTCTGAGGAACATAATAGAGAACTTCCTGCTTACTGAACAAAGAAGGACAGAAACCGGGATCTTCTGCACTTACTGTGTGCACTCCACTGTACCTGCTGTGAAGTCCTGTCTGCTGTGTGAGGCTTCTCTGTGTGACGATCACCTGAGAACTCACAACAAGTCACCAGAACACGTCTTATCTGAGCCCAGAACTTCTCTGGAGAACAAGAAATTTTCTGTCCATAAGGAGGTCCTGGAATATTACTGCACTGAGGACGCTGCTTGTAACTGTGTGTCCTGTCTGATCGGTGAACACAATGGACATAAGATGGGGTCACTAGATCAGGCCTCTAAAAACAAGAAGGAGAAACTGAGGAATATTCTCCAAAAAATGACCATAAAGAGAAAGGAGACTGAGGAGAGAGTCCAGAGTCTGGAGGAGCGCAGGAGAAAAGCTCAAGAAAAAGCAGCTGTAGAAGTGGAGAGAGTCACTGCCCTGGTTACAGACATGAGGAGACGGCTGGACGACCTGGAGAAGAGGGTCCTGAGTGAGATCTCCAGGCAGGAAAAGGAAGAGTCGCTATCACTGTCTGCTCTGATCCATCAGCTGGAAATAAAGAAGGACGAGCTGTCCAGGAAGATGAGACACATTGAGGAGCTGTGTAACATGGCGGATCCAATGACTGTCATACAGGAACCAGACACAGGTGACTTGTGTGATCCTGAGGAGGACggaggtgatgaggacacagggggACATGATAAGACACATGATGGGGATGATCTGGATGTGACTGTGATCTCAGACACATTCCACACATTATGTGACATAATATCAGGTATAAGGATCTATGGGGAGGGTCCTGCAGACATAGTACTGGATATAAACACAGCTCAAAATAATCTCCTTATATCAGACGACCTGAAAACTGCAACCAAGACAGAAGAGAAGCAGAATCGTCCAGAAAGGGTGAAGAGATTCCAGTGTCCTCAGGTGATGAGCAGAAGGAGATTCTCCTCAGGACGACATCACTGGGATGTGGAGATCAGTAGATCAGTATTTTGGAGTGTGGGGATGAGTTATCCCAGTATAGACAGGAGGGGAGATCAGTCACTTATTGGATATAATAACATGTCCTGGGGTTTGTGGAGGTATTATGAGTATTCAGTGATACATGACAGTAAACAGATCCTGCTACCTGACGATATCTCCAGTAATCGATTCAGGATCTGTGTGGATTATGAGGCCGGGCGGCTGTCCTTTTATGAGTTGTGTGACCCCATCAGACACTTACACACCTTCACCACTACCTTCACCGAGCCCCTTCATGCTGCATTATATGTATTTGGTGGTTCTATAAAGA TTAGGGGAGGTGGAAACTGGAAGAAACCATCATAA